The genomic window gggcctacagcccccccctcccccagggctacagccccccccccccccgggcctacagccccccccccccccccaggcctacagcccccccccccccagggcctacagtgccccccccccgggcctacagccccccccccccccccccccagggcctacagcccccccccccccagggcctacagtgccccccccccccagggcctacagtgccccccccccaggGCCTACATTGTTCCACGGGCCTACAGCGCCCCCCACCGGGCCTACATTGTTCCACGGGCctacagcgcccccccccccagggcctaCAGCGCCCCGCCCCCCAGGGCCTACAGCGCCCCCCCCTCCCAGGGCCTACAGCGCCCCCCCCTCCCAGGGCctacagcgccccccccccccccagggcctacagcgccccccccccccccagggcctacagcccccccccccccagggcctaCAGCGCCCCCCAGGGCCTACATTGTTCCACGGGCctacagcgccccccccccccagggcctacagcgcccccccccccagggcctacagcgccccccccccccccccccagcccccccccccccccccagggcctacagcccctccccctccccagggcctacagcgcccccccccccagggcctacagcgcccccccccccagggcctacagccccccccccccagggcctacagcgccccccccccctcctagggCCTACAGCGCCCCCCCCCCAGGGCCTACAGCCCCCCCCTCCTAGGGCCTACagcgccccccccctcccagggcctacagcccccccccctcccagggcctacagcccccccccctcccagggcctacagccccccccccccccctacagcgccccccccccccagggcctacagcgccccccccccagggcctacagcgcccccccccctcccagggcctacagcccctccccctcccagggcctacagcccccccccccagggcctacagcgcccccccccccagggcctatagcgccccccccccccccagggcctacagcgcccccccccccccagggctacagcgcccccccccccccagggtctacagcccccccccccccccccagggcctacagcgcccccccgccccccagggcctacagcgcccccccccccagggcctacagcgccccccccccccccccccagggcctaCATTGTTCCACGGGCctacagcccctcccccccccagggcCTACagcgccccccccgccccccccagggCCTACagcgcccccccgccccccagggCCTACagcgccccccccgcccccccagggcctacagcgccccccccccccacagggccTACATTGCTCCACGGGCCTACAGCCCCCCACAGGGcctacagacccccccccccagggcctaCAGTGTCTAGGCCTACTGTGTCCCCGGGCCTACAGTGCCCCACAGGGCCTACATTGTCCCCCAAGGCCTACAGTGTCTGGGCCAACAATAgggggttgcacggaaggtcacagggtcatagggctcgacacacggagccgctaaatccaactggaagacatccgtcacttccggtatatgttattaatgctcgaaacgcatactttcctacctgttaaaaaccgccaaaatgttgtaattttagcgctgaaaaaaaattgtgggagtcgggtgagtgtgagagacatgtacccaagattagagccagatttatcacttctgaaacatttaagatgccaaaggaatccagaaaaaacataaataatgccttagttgatgaaatacagtgagcaaatggccaatgttcgccaagcactctggctgttgttgtcccttcagctctcttgtctatctactgtcatttctccttacttttggaattctgaagtatgctaaatgtcactcacgcttatcccgatttccataattttctacagcgcaaaaattgacaatttcagcgggttttaacgggcccgctacgctggaaacaatggtaaatgcctacctgcagtacatcacgTGTAATACATTTGGAGTAGCATAGcaacattatctgaatggtggctgattaggagagggggagatgcaacgagacctgggtgtcatggtacaccagtcattaaaagtaggcatgcaggtgcagcaggcagtgaagaaggcgaatggtatgttagaattcatagcaaaaggatttgagtataggagcagggaggttctactgcagttgtacagggtcttggtgagaccacacctggagtattgcgtacagttttggtctcctaatctgaggaaagacattcttgccatagagggagtacagagaaggttcaccagactgattcctgggatgtcaggactttcatatgaagaaagactggatagactcggtttgtactcgctagaatttagaagattgaggtgggatcttatagaaacttacaaaattcttaaggggttggacaggctagatgcaggaagattgttcccgatgttgggggaagtccaaaacaaggggtcacagtttaaggataaggggggaaatcttttaggaccgagatgaggaaaacatttttcacacagagagtggtgaatctgtggaattctctgccacagaaggtagttgaggctagttcattgggtatatttaagagggagttagatgaggcccttgtggctaaagggatcagggggtatggagagaaggcaggtacaggatattgagttggatgatcagccatgatcatatcgaatggcggtgcaggctcgaagggccgaatggcctactcctgcgcctattttctatgtttctatgtaagtgggtGGCTCTGGGTGACAGAACGAGGGAGGAGCAAGTTTCCTGAAATGGGAGAAGTTGGTGTCGGGTTGTTGAACACCGAGGCTGAGTGAAAGGTGCTGTTCCTTTGGGTCACATGGCagtgttgctacctcacagcaccagagatccaggtttgatcctgactatgggcactgtcagtttgcacgttctccctgtgtcctgtttcctgcagatgctctggtttcctcccacatcccaaaggcatgatggtttgtgggttaattggcttctgtaaattgcgcaGGATGCGAAAGTGGCGTAACATAGAACtccgtgggccgaaaggcctgtttctatgctggaccTTTAAACTAATTAGACCAACAGATGGCTCTCTCACCAAGCGATAGGATTGAATGTTGGAGGATAGTTTCACTGACAAGGTGCACAGGATCTGGGGATGAGAGTCAAACAGTCAAGGCTGTTCACGTTCAGATACAGAgacaatcagcagcagcagcatagcTATATAAACAGCACACAAACACATCAATTATACATAGCATTCTAAAATATAATTCAGAAAAGAAACAAGTAGTGTGCAAGGTGGTTTATGGTGTCCTGTCCTAATTGGAGGAAAGTAGCTGGAGGTGCGGGACTTGAGGCTTCTTTACCTCTTGCCCCATGGTAGCAGTGAGCAGAAGGCACGGCTTTCTGGTGGGCATCTGTGATGATAGATGCCGCCTTCTTGAGGGAGAGCCCAGTgtcgatgctctcgatggtggggagggcagtgCCTGTGATAGATTGGGCTGAGTCCATCACTCTTTGCATCCTCTTGCTTCCCTGTGAATTGGAATTGCCATTGTAGGTGATACAAGCAGGCAGGATAGTTCACACAGTCCATCTGTAGGTGTTGTTAGAGTATTTCCGGAATTTGAAGATGCTAACTCTCTCCATCACTGACCCACcaagtgctgactcgaagggccgaatggcctactcctgcacctattgtctattgtcgaaaaACTGGCCTGGGATGACCCGACTGTTGTATGAAATAAAGTATTTCATTGCACCTGGGTGCTCGTGATGAACCTTTCTGGAGTCAACAATCATTTCCTTGAGgggtggtagacaaaattgctggagaaactcagcgggtggggcagcatctgtggctttTTCCTTGTAGGGTTGTCTACTGTGCTGTGGAGAAAGGTTTAAACTGATTTGACAGGAATGGGAACAGAGTGGGCTGAGGTGCAGTCACACACAGTAGAGAGGGCAGGGCAGTCACACACAGTAGAGAGGGCAGGCTGGGCGTGATCAGCCACATGAAGATATGGAAGCCAAGCTGCATGGGTTGTCATACAAGGACGCTGACCAGTCAGCACAGGACTGGGCCATTGCATGGGTATGATATTGGTACCCTACAGACATGATTGGAAGATGGGCAGGACAGGCACTGCAATATTCCAGGGTCCTCAGGCATGGTGGACAGTCGGTGAAAGACCAGGGGTTTGCAACATTTTCACTAAATGAGTCTGTTTGCAAATTTCCTGGTCAGTGTTTGCTCTCCGCGGGGTGGAAAGTGGGGAATGTGATCACCACCAGTGCCTGTCTGAGATTCTGGCTCAGGATGATCCAAGCTGCGCCTGAATTAATTCCTGCCATCTCTGTTCCGCTGAAGTTGCTGATCTTGTCTTGAGCTCCGGCCAAAACGTTAGCAGGGCGACAATGGGGATTTGTCGATGCTTGTTCAGTGGCTCTGACCTGGAAAACAACTCTGATGCTGATTTAATTCAACACTCGTCGGTAGACAGTTGCTGCGGGTGGTACCACCATCACGTGAGCATGCCCAGTGTACCAGCAGATCCCTGCAGCCAGCTGGGGTCAACACTTCCCCACCCTCAGGGTACCAGCAGATCCCTGCAGCCAGCTGGGATCAACATCTCCCCAACCCCAGTGTACCAGCAGATCCCTGCAGCCAGCTGGGATCAACATCTCCCCAACCCCAGTGTACCAGCAGATCCCTGCAGCCAGCTGGGATCAACATCTCCCCAACCCAGTGTACCAGCAGATCCCTGCAGCCAGCTGGGGTCAACATCTCCCCACCCAGTGTACCCAGTGTACCAGTGTACCAGCAGATCCCTGCATCCTGCTGGGGTCAACATCTCCCACCCCAGTGTACCAGCATATCCCTGCAGCCAGCTGGGGTCAACATCTCCCCAcccagctttttactgtacctcggtacacgtgacaataaaccgcaCTAAGATCTCTGGAGCTAGTGCTTCTCCCTGGTTGGGGTCAACATTATCCCTCAGCTCcaatgacctgacctgacctcccAGAAACTCTACACACGATGGGCAACTCTGCTGCCCGTTCCTCTGCCATCAGCTGTAGGCAAACCTTCATGGTCTATGGTCATCATCTACACCAAAGCCACCACCATCACTGGCTCACACCGGCCATTGCCTAGCCTCTCCACCGCCGACTTCCACCTCTACTGCCAGTTCacgaagtggctccagaaatcgtgagcacttggtgataattttccaatgttctatagactcaggatcagtttctgtggagtggagggtagctaatgttaccccacattttaagaaaggcgggatagagaaagcagggaattatagaccagttagcctgacatcggtggtggggaagatgctggagtcaattataaaagatgaaatagctgcacatttggatagcagcaacaggatcggtctgagtcagcatggatttacgaagaggaaatcatgacctgacctggaattttttgaagatgtaactaggaaaatggacaagggagtggatgtagtgtacctggactttcagaaagcatttaataaggtcccacataggatattagttggcaaaattagagcacatggtattgggggtatggcactgacatggatagaaaattggttgtcagacaggaaacaaagagtagggataaacgggtccctttcagaatggcaggcagtgactagtggggtaccgcaaggctcagtgctgggtctgcagctatttacaatatatatattaatgatttagatagaTTAAGGgtaccattagcaaatttgcagatgacacaaagctgggtggcagtgtgaactgtgaggaggatgctatgaggatgcagggtgacttggataggttgggtgagtgggcagatgcacggcagatgcagtttaatgtagataaatgtgaggttttccactttggtggcaagaacaggaaggcagattattatctgaatagtatcaagttgggaaaaggggaagtgcaacaggaTCTGTGGGTTCCTGTTCATCAGTTcaatgaaagtaaccatgcaggtacagcaggcagtgaagaaaatgaatggcatgttggccttcataacaagaggagttgagtataggagcaaagaggtccttctgcagttgtatattcccctactgagaccacacgtggagtattgtgtgcagttttggtctccaaatttgaggaaggacaatcttgctattgagggagtgcagcgtaggttcaccaggttaattcccaggatggtgggtctgtcatatgatgaaagaatggagcggctgggcttgtacactctggagttcataaggatgagagggcatcttattgaaacatataagattattaatagattggacacgctataggcaggaaacatgttcccgatgttgggggagtccagaaccaggggccacagtttaagaataagggccctttagaatggagatgaggaaaaacattttcacccagagagttgtgattctgtgaaattctctgtctcagaaggcagtggaggcctattccctcgatactttcaagacagagttagatagagctcttaacgatagtggtgtcaggggatatggggagaaggcaggaacggggtactgatcgtggatgatcagctaatgtcacagtgaatggcggtgctggctcgaatggccgaatggccgactcctgcacctattgtccattgtttattCACATGAAAACTTACTGATCAACGTCTATAAGAAATAGGAAGCATATGCAAGATTTAGGAAGCTGATATCAGTCAAGGCCCCTGAGGAATACAAAGGCAGCAGAAAAAAACTTAAACAAGAAATTAGGACTGAGAGGGGCAATGAAATGTAGAAACTAGGAACAAAAAAggatatagtgctggagtaagtcagcggatcaggcagcatctgtggagaacatggataggtgacgtttcaaagtgctggagtaactcagcgggtcaggcagcatctctggagaactgtgTAACACACGCCTGATAGCGTGTTCCATATAACACACGCCTGGTTCCGTGTAACACACGGCTGGTAGTGTGTAAGACGGGGGCCTGTGAGGAGGGTGGCATTGGGAAGCCCCTCGCTCAGGACCAGTGTACACTCTCCCTCCTTCCCGTCAGAGGGCCTTTTGTTTGGGTTGGGAGTTGTTTGTCCTGAGCTGTCTGCCTGCTGCTCACTCACCCTTTATTATCTGCTGACAGACGATGATCCCGTTCCAGAATTATCCAGATATCGCTGCCATTCAGCGGCACGTATATAAACGAGCTGATGGCAGGGCTGCTCACTGGCGGTGTGGGGAAGGACAATGGAGGTCACCATTCAGTATCCGTGGTTCAAGCGCTCTCTGCCCAGCTTCTACAACAGCCGCCTCCTGCAACAGCTTTTTGGGGAGGGCCCCTTTGACCGGGActttctccctttcctctcctccaccGTCAGCCCATTCTACAGGTCGCCAATCTTCCGCACTTTGTTGGACTCGGGGATTTCTGAGGTAAACGTTGCCGCAGGAGACGGCTCGCACGGCTAACCGGCCTGGGGGGCAGTCTGGGTTCATCACAGGTCACATCGTCTGCTTCTGTCCAAAGAcgggtgggtgtggggagggagataacaagaggaatcgagtataggagcaaagaggtcctcctgcagttgtacaggaccctggtgagaccacacctggagtattgtgtgcagttttggtcccctaatttgaggaaggacattcttgctattgagggagcccagcgtaggtttacaaggttaattcccgggatggcgtgactgtcatatgctgagagaatggagcagctgggcttgtacactctggagtttagacggatgagaggatatctcattgaaacatataagattattaagggtttggacacgctagaggcaggaaacatgttcctgatgttgggggagtccagaaccaggggccacacacagtttatgaataaggagtaagccatttaaaacggagacgaggaaacactttttctcagagtggtgagtctgtggaattctctgcgtcagagggcggtggaggcctgttctctggataatttcaagagagaactagatagggctcttaaagatagcggagtcaggggatatggggagaaggcaggaacggggtacagattggggatccaatccaatccaatccaactttatttgttaagaactttaaaacagccaatgttgaccaaagtgctgtacagaagaataaacaagacatcataaacagacaccataacagctcacattggtgctggcttgaagggccgaatggcctactcctgcacctattgtctattgagtgtggGGGTGAGAGGTAGGTGAGGGATGTGAGGGGGAGGTTATGATCGGGggcgagggaggggatggggggaggtgaggggtaacactgaaggggggaaaggggacgTGAGACCTGTGGATGTGATGGGGtgagagtttgggggggggggaatggagaatGGCAAGGGTGACAGGTGGAGTGAAGAGTGTCCCTGGCATTGCAGAGATAGTCTGTACCCTAAACACACTGAGCGGTTAGTTCCTGTTGAATGGGCAGGTCAGACTGTGAGTGTgagtataagtgtgtgtgtgagtgtaagtgtgtgtgtgagtgtgtgtgtgtgtgtgagtgtaagtgtgtgtgtgtgagtgagtgtgtgtgtgtgtgtgtgagtgtgtgtgtgagtgtgtgtgtgtgtgtgtaagtgtgtgtgtgtgtgagtgtgtgtgtaagtgtgagtgtgtgtgtgagtgtaagtgtgtgtgtgtgtgtgtgtaagtgtgtgtgtgtgtgtgagtgtgtgtgagtgtaagtgtgtgtgagtgtaagtgtgtgtgagtgtaagtgtgtgtgtgtgtgtaagtgtgtgtgagtgtaagtgtgtgtgagtgtaagtgtgtgtgcgtgagtgagtgtaAGTGTGAGAGCTGTCAGCATCTTACTGCCTGTACTGTTTCAGGTTCACTCTGACAAGGACTGTTTTACAATTACCCTGAACGTGAAGCACTTCAGCCCCGAGGAGCTGACGGTCAAGATCGCCGATGACTTTGTGAACATCCATGGGAAGCACCTGGAGCGACAGGTGAGTTGTGGCCACCGGCTGGAGCCTCCGCTACcctcgttactccagcactctgtgaaacgtctccGATCATTTCACATTGGCATGAAgcatcaagtttgtggatgatgcgaaaataggtggaagggcagttagtgtagagaaagcagggactctgcagaaggacttggacagattgggagagtgggcagacaagtggcagatggaatatagtgtagcaaagtgtggactcatacattttggcagtaggaataaaggcttaGACTATTTtcgaaatggggagagaatccagaaatcagaggtgcaaagggacttgggagctggtgcaggattcccaaaaagttaatctgcagtcgaatcggtggtaaagaaagcaaactcaatgctagcatttatttcaagagggcttgtatacaaaaacagggatgtaatgtagaggctctataaggcgctggtcaggccacatttgggataatgtgaacaattttgggcatcatatctgaggaaggatgtgccggctctggagagggtccagaggaggtttacaagaacgatcccaggaacgagtgggttaacatatgatgagcgtttgtcggcactgggcctgtactcactggtgtttagaagaatgaggggggatctcattgaaacatacagaatagtgaaaggcctggatagagtggatgtggagaggatgtttccactagtgggagagtctaggactagtggtcacagtctcagaattaaaggatgttcttttaggaaggagatgacgaattcctttagtcagagggtggttaatctgtggcattctttgctgcagaaggctatggaggccaagtcagtggatatttttaaggcagagatggtacgggtgtcaggggttatggggagaaggcaggaaatggggttaggagggagagatagatcagccaatggcgaagtacttgatgggccgaatggcctaattcagcttctATCACTTTTGATGTCAGATCCATAGACAatgggtgaaggagtaggccattaggcccttcgagccagcaccaccattcaatttgatcatagctgatcatccagctgATTCTgccagccctaagagctctaactaactctcctcagtgaatcggcctccactgccttctgtggcagagaattccagagattcacaactctctgggtggaaaggtttttcctcatctctgttctaaatggcttacccattattcttaaactggggcccctggttctgggctcccccaacatcgggaacatgtttcctgcatctagcgtgtccaaatccttaataactttttgtttctacaagaaccctctcatccttataaattccagtgaatacaagcccagccgctccatactTTCATCATAcgagtccagccatcccaggaattagcctcgtgaacctacgctgcactgcctca from Leucoraja erinacea ecotype New England chromosome 13, Leri_hhj_1, whole genome shotgun sequence includes these protein-coding regions:
- the cryaa gene encoding alpha-crystallin A chain gives rise to the protein MEVTIQYPWFKRSLPSFYNSRLLQQLFGEGPFDRDFLPFLSSTVSPFYRSPIFRTLLDSGISEVHSDKDCFTITLNVKHFSPEELTVKIADDFVNIHGKHLERQEEDGWVSREFHRSYRLPSNLDQSAFSCSMSSDGFLSLCCPRFHTTDDLKQNERSIPVSRDDKQCMEPESRAA